The genomic segment TCTAGAAAATTTTATACTATAGAGACCGAATTGACCCCAGTCCAGACTTTGAACGGGCTGCTTCAGTGCACTCCTGATCTTACAAGACAAGAGTGCTTGAGCTGTTTGCAAAGTTCTATAAAGGAAATGGATCTTAGCAGAGTTGGTGGAAGACTAGTTTATCCTAGTTGTACTTCAAGGTACGAGCTTTACTCGTTCTACGAAGGAAAGGCCATTAGAACACTACCACCATCACCACAACCACCATCACCACTACCATCACCACCAGTACCGATGCTGTCGCCCGCACCAGCTCTTACACTACCTAGTAAACActtttttcttcctctgtttttttttctttctttctgattctTGAAATTATAGCAATACCAAAGTAGAAAGTTTCCTTCTTTTGATCTTAATTAAGTAAATGATGtttgaaaaacagagaaaggtgGGAATTCAAATGTGTTGGTGGTAGCCATTGTTGTGCCTATTACGGTGGTTGTTCTGCTTTTCATAGCTGGTTATTGTTTCCTTACAAAAAGAGCAAAGAAGAATTCTGATACTGCACCAAACATTGATGGTAAAAGTTCGAATAATAAACTATCTTAactagttttaatattataactggctaatcttttttattattttctgattGTTAAGACTTCTATTGTGCAACAGGAAATGATATAACAACCATCGAGTCGCTGCAACTTGATTATAGAATGATTCGAGCAGCAACAAATAAGTATTCAGAAAATAACAAGATTGGTCAAGGTGGATTTGGTGAGGTTTACAAGGTACGTACTATCACAAGGTCAACAAAATTATGTACTTTTTCTTAAAGTTTTGTGTCAATACATTCTGATAATGAGATGATGCGGCATGTAAACAAAAATAGGGTATATTTCCGAATGGAACTCAAGTTGCAGTTAAGAGACTGTCAAAATCATCAGGACAAGGTCACacagagttcaagaacgaggtTGTTGTAGTTGCAAAGCTTCAACACAGAAATCTAGTTAGGCTTCTCGGGTTTTCTCTTGAAGGAGAAGAACGGATACTGGTCTACGAGTACGTGCCCAACAAAAGCCTTGATTATTTCCTCTTCGGTCAGTTCATTTATTGTGTTGTTATAGttattctttttctattttgaaacTTGGGAGCTATAAGTCTTTAGATTCAACTCTAAATCATGGATACGCCACACAGATCCTGTAAAACAAGGTCAACTGGACTGGACTCGAAGACAGAAGATCATTGAAGGGATCGCTCGAGGAACTttatatcttcatcaagattcacggCTTACAATCATACACCGTGACCTCAAAGCAAGTAACATTCTTTTTGATGCGGATATGAATCCCAAAATTGCTGATTTTGGAATGGCGAGGATCTTTGAGATGGACCAAACCCAGGAGAACACAAGCAAAATAGTTGGTACCTTGTAGGTCATTTACTTCTCATAAGTTAAGTTTATCAAACATGATTTTTTCcaatattctaaaattttgttgttgctCCAGCGGTTACATGTCTCCCGAATATGCGATACATGGCCAATTCTCAGTGAAATCTGATGTATATAGCTATGGAGTGTTAGTTCTTGAAATTATAAGCGGTAAGAAGAACATCAGCTTCAACGAGACAAACGACGCACATGACTTGGTCACATATGTAAGTTTAAAGGCAAACAAGTTTTATATTTACCTTTCTTGCAACTTAAGCAACTAATTTGATTGACTGATATTACAGGCTTGGAGGCAATGGAGTAAAGGAACACCATCAGACCTCGTGGATCCAGTTATTATAGATAATTGCCAAGAGAGTGAAATAGTTCGATGCATCCATATCGGTCTTTTATGTGTTCAAGAAAATCCTGAAGATCGTCCGATCATGTCAACCATTTTTATGATGCTCACTAATAATACTGTCACTTTACCAATGCCTCAACAACCATGGTTTTTTGTTCCTGAAAAAGATTCGCTTGATTAAGATCTACCAAGTCTGTTCCAAGGTTTATTGACGATGCATAAATCTCAccatttttcatatttacatgtttttactgtAAACCCACTCTTTATCTTGTTTACCATTAATATCTATATGAAAGGTTTTACTATTTAAACCCACAATCccaaaatctaaattctaaatttatacTTCTAAACATTAGTCTTCCAAAGTTATGTCCTGATTTAGTCAATCTCTTATGTAACTATagaaatcttatataatataagaaggtttttctcaacttttgctaaggagatgacacttggcgtgttatctatctaacacctgttttatttgttgttttgacttaataaacaaaatttatttgtattttggaCCTAAGTAActatttgcccaaaaaaaaaaatttcaacatttcatttttccttcttcaataaGAACCAGTTGTACTGTTGTAGGTCTCATTCTAGGATAAATTGATgataatttattctgaaatgataaatatatgtttcaatcttatgtatgattcaTGGGGAAGAAATTATTCTAGATTATGTTAGATTGTGAGATGTTTATGTGCTGTCAAAATTCTCTTATCAGTTCATAAATTTTTGgctcaaatttaaaattttgagttttcattCATGCTTAGTTTCTGGTATTTAATCTTGTATAATCTACTGGTGGGATGTTTTCAATTGTTTATTCATTTATTCCTCATTAGATCTTACcaatgttttttccataaaaatagaatgaattctatttttcaaaaattagaattcaatccctaattactctccttttaacacaatttttcagtcattattatttaatttcagccATTAGGTTCtatgaagaattatattatttttatatatctttccaaattttaataggtattcttgaataatttttttaaatttttttgcaggttatcatgtttgttgttCGAATTAATACTACAAAGAgaaaaattatgtgaaaatgtttgacaaatttatttattcattagagtgtttatgtatgtctttCCTACTCTCCATGGCCTGGTCCAGCAATTTTGGATGTCatacttccattttttttaaaccctttttttattataaataaaattataaaaatagtaatataaaaattttcattatttccaTATTGTAGTTCGTTTTGCttgctcatatttttctttgtcttttcaatgttttcatgttcatttaaacatttatacgaaaataaatatcatattgcctaataactcattattcttt from the Camelina sativa cultivar DH55 chromosome 12, Cs, whole genome shotgun sequence genome contains:
- the LOC104731156 gene encoding LOW QUALITY PROTEIN: cysteine-rich receptor-like protein kinase 15 (The sequence of the model RefSeq protein was modified relative to this genomic sequence to represent the inferred CDS: substituted 2 bases at 2 genomic stop codons; added 198 bases not found in genome assembly) — its product is MSSCVYFIFFLFFSFLTIXRASAQKPYYLNGGCQTTTSYSRNSTYSTNLQTLLSSLSSPNASYSTGFQNATAGKAPDRVTGLFLCRGDYSPEVCRSCVVFAVNESLVRCPDKRAAVFYYEQXILRYSDENILSTVTYDGGLIMQNPNNISSNQRDWFVATVSSTLNQAAVLTANSSRKFYTIETELTPVQTLNGLLQCTPDLTRQECLSCLQSSIKEMDLSRVGGRLVYPSCTSRYELYSFYEGKAIRTLPPSPQPPSPLPSPPVPMLSPAPALTLPKKGGNSNVLVVAIVVPITVVVLLFIAGYCFLTKRAKKNSDTAPNIDGNDITTIESLQLDYRMIRAATNKYSENNKIGQGGFGEVYKGIFPNGTQVAVKRLSKSSGQGHTEFKNEVVVVAKLQHRNLVRLLGFSLEGEERILVYEYVPNKSLDYFLFDPVKQGQLDWTRRQKIIEGIARGTLYLHQDSRLTIIHRDLKASNILFDADMNPKIADFGMARIFEMDQTQENTSKIVGTFGYMSPEYAIHGQFSVKSDVYSYGVLVLEIISGKKNISFNETNDAHDLVTYAWRQWSKGTPSDLVDPVIIDNCQESEIVRCIHIGLLCVQEDPVKRPTISTIFMMLTSNTVTLPLPRQPGFFIQGRPEKNLHGSDQSTTDKSGSIDDASITDLYPR